CCGAATAGGGTCGCTAACGTGCATGAGAGAATGATAAAGTAATAAACCCCGACGGGCAGCGTAAATGGTTCAGGTGCAGTAAAAAGTCCTTCGCCGGCAGTTAAGAAGCTTATGGTCAAAACCGTAAGAACAAGGCTTGTCAGCGGCGTGAAGAAACCAATAATATAGAGTGCACCGAAAAAAACTTCCATGAAGGGAAGAATAAACCCAAGAATGAAAGCAGCATTTTGTGAAAATATCTCAAAAGATTTTACGTGGTTAACAAACGCTTCAAGGTTTAGCACTTTAATCGTGCCTGCGATAAGGAAAGTAAAGCCAATTACTAATCGGATTAAAAGTAAACCGAAAGACGATGAACCTCTTGCTTTAAAGAAAATACTCATATTATTATATGATTAATTGATTCTATACTTTTACTGAATATAAGCATTTTATTGAAATAAAAAGTTAACTTTTTATGGTCACTAATCGTTTACATTTATATGAATACTAATTCGAATAAAACCGTTGTTGTAGCCATGAGCGGCGGTGTTGATTCCTCAGTCGCAGCAGCCCTGCTAAAAGAGCAGGGATATAATCTAATCGGCATTACAATGAAGACCTGGGGATATGATGATTTGCCCGTTAACGATTCAGGATGCTGTTCACTTGAAGCAATCTACAATGCAGGAAACGTTGCCGCAAAGCTTGGCATACCCCACTATACATTTGATTTTACGGAACGATTCAATCAAATAGTAATTGAGAATTTTATTACTGAATACATGAGCGGCCAGACACCGAATCCCTGTGTACTTTGCAACAAGACCATCAAATGGGGCGTGCTGCTCGACAGAGCGAAAGAACTTGGTGCCGGCTTCATAGCTACCGGTCATTATGCAAAGATTAATTCAGAAGATGGCAGATACTATGTTTCAAATTCAAAGGATGAACGTAAAGATCAAACATATGCTCTTTGGAGAGTCTCGCAAGAAGCGCTCAGCAGAACTCTTTTTCCTCTCGGTGACTTTAAAAAACCTGAAATTCGGAAAATTGCTGAATCACTCGATCT
The window above is part of the Ignavibacteria bacterium genome. Proteins encoded here:
- a CDS encoding DoxX family protein; protein product: MSIFFKARGSSSFGLLLIRLVIGFTFLIAGTIKVLNLEAFVNHVKSFEIFSQNAAFILGFILPFMEVFFGALYIIGFFTPLTSLVLTVLTISFLTAGEGLFTAPEPFTLPVGVYYFIILSCTLATLFGGAGVVSFDALFDKKRKIAEVQKQEPIIPELVKPPEAIKDVSYTDLEKEKPKADEIQ
- the mnmA gene encoding tRNA 2-thiouridine(34) synthase MnmA, producing MNTNSNKTVVVAMSGGVDSSVAAALLKEQGYNLIGITMKTWGYDDLPVNDSGCCSLEAIYNAGNVAAKLGIPHYTFDFTERFNQIVIENFITEYMSGQTPNPCVLCNKTIKWGVLLDRAKELGAGFIATGHYAKINSEDGRYYVSNSKDERKDQTYALWRVSQEALSRTLFPLGDFKKPEIRKIAESLDLKTANEPDSQEICFVPNNDYRQLLEARIQGIKEKLSRGEIIYNNQKVGEHKGFPYYTIGQRKGLNLALGKPVYVTKIDAEGNRVYIDDEQGLYKKGFIAKEINLMKYANIKNPMKANVKIRYKDKGSVAAIEQTDNDTVKVIFDEPKKSITPGQSAVFYDDDDVIGGGVIREIID